One window of Sulfurospirillum sp. 1612 genomic DNA carries:
- the ilvC gene encoding ketol-acid reductoisomerase, with amino-acid sequence MAITVYYDKDCDLSIIQSKKVAIIGFGSQGHAHAENLRDSGVEVIIGLRKGGSSWAKAEAKGFDVKTVAEAAKVADLIMILTPDEFQADVFEEEIKDNLQEGNAIAFGHGFNIHYGQIKTPKGVDCIMIAPKAPGHTVRSEFINGGGIPDLIAVEQNESGMAKELAMSYACGIGGGRTGIIETTFKDETETDLFGEQAVLCGGMTSLVKAGFETLTEAGYEPEMAYFECLHEMKLIVDLMYQGGIADMRYSISNTAEYGDYISGPKVITEESKKAMKQILKEIQDGTFAKDFILERRAGYTRMNAERANARRSLIEKTGDKLRSMMPWITAKRIIDKDKN; translated from the coding sequence ATGGCAATTACTGTGTATTATGATAAAGATTGTGATTTAAGTATTATTCAATCAAAAAAAGTTGCAATCATAGGTTTTGGTTCTCAAGGACACGCGCATGCAGAAAATTTAAGAGATAGCGGTGTTGAAGTGATTATCGGCCTGAGAAAAGGCGGAAGCTCATGGGCTAAAGCAGAAGCAAAAGGGTTTGATGTCAAAACAGTTGCAGAAGCGGCAAAAGTTGCGGATCTTATCATGATTTTGACACCGGATGAGTTTCAAGCAGATGTCTTTGAAGAGGAGATTAAAGACAATCTACAAGAAGGCAATGCGATTGCTTTTGGACATGGTTTTAATATTCATTATGGACAAATCAAAACGCCAAAAGGTGTAGATTGTATCATGATTGCACCAAAAGCTCCAGGACACACGGTAAGAAGCGAATTTATTAATGGTGGTGGTATCCCTGATCTTATCGCTGTAGAACAAAATGAAAGTGGTATGGCTAAAGAATTAGCGATGAGTTATGCTTGCGGTATTGGTGGCGGTAGAACCGGTATCATTGAGACAACATTCAAAGACGAAACAGAAACCGATCTTTTCGGAGAACAAGCGGTTCTTTGTGGCGGGATGACCTCATTGGTCAAAGCAGGATTTGAAACATTGACAGAAGCAGGATATGAACCAGAAATGGCTTATTTTGAATGTCTTCATGAAATGAAATTAATCGTCGATTTGATGTATCAAGGCGGTATTGCTGATATGCGTTATTCGATTTCAAATACTGCAGAATACGGGGATTATATTAGTGGACCAAAAGTCATTACAGAGGAATCAAAAAAAGCAATGAAACAAATCTTGAAAGAGATTCAAGATGGTACATTTGCGAAAGATTTTATCTTAGAAAGACGAGCAGGATATACGAGAATGAATGCAGAGCGTGCTAATGCAAGACGCAGTTTGATAGAAAAAACAGGTGATAAACTAAGAAGTATGATGCCATGGATTACGGCAAAACGTATTATCGATAAAGACAAAAACTAA